A single Thermoanaerobacterium sp. RBIITD DNA region contains:
- the dapA gene encoding 4-hydroxy-tetrahydrodipicolinate synthase, with product MSVFKGSGVALVTPFTQDGVNFNKLAELLEWHIKEGTDAIIICGTTGEASTMTDKEKMDTIKFTVDKVARRIPVIAGTGSNNTAHSIEMSEYAASCGADALLVITPYYNKTTQSGLVKHFTEIARHVDKPIIIYNVPSRTSMNVKPETYLEICKSVSNVVGVKEASSDIVQIAEIARIMGDNFEIYSGNDDQVVPIMSLGGLGVISVTANIVPKKVHEMATSYLDGDIDKARKLQLELNPLNKVMFIETNPIPVKTAMNLMGYDVGPLRLPLVDMSEKNLETLKSVLKTYGLL from the coding sequence ATGTCAGTATTTAAGGGTTCCGGTGTAGCCCTTGTCACACCTTTTACACAGGATGGCGTTAATTTTAATAAACTTGCTGAACTTTTAGAATGGCATATAAAAGAAGGTACTGACGCCATAATTATTTGCGGAACTACTGGCGAAGCATCGACAATGACAGACAAGGAAAAAATGGACACAATAAAATTCACGGTTGACAAAGTCGCAAGAAGGATTCCTGTTATAGCAGGAACTGGCAGCAACAATACAGCACACAGCATCGAGATGAGCGAATATGCAGCATCCTGTGGTGCAGATGCACTGCTAGTTATTACTCCATATTACAATAAAACTACACAATCAGGACTAGTTAAACATTTTACAGAAATTGCTAGACATGTTGATAAACCTATAATAATATACAATGTTCCCAGTAGAACGAGCATGAATGTAAAACCTGAAACATATTTAGAGATATGCAAATCAGTTAGCAATGTTGTTGGGGTCAAAGAAGCCAGCAGCGATATTGTTCAAATAGCAGAAATCGCCCGCATTATGGGAGATAACTTTGAAATATATTCTGGAAACGACGACCAGGTAGTCCCAATAATGTCACTTGGTGGGCTTGGTGTTATATCTGTTACTGCTAATATAGTTCCCAAAAAAGTACATGAAATGGCAACATCATATCTTGATGGAGATATAGACAAAGCGAGAAAACTACAGTTGGAATTAAATCCATTAAACAAAGTTATGTTTATTGAGACAAATCCTATCCCAGTAAAAACGGCTATGAATCTCATGGGGTATGATGTTGGTCCATTAAGGCTTCCACTTGTCGATATGAGTGAAAAGAATTTAGAAACACTTAAATCGGTTCTTAAGACCTATGGTTTATTATAA
- a CDS encoding aspartate-semialdehyde dehydrogenase — protein sequence MGVNVAIVGATGLVGRTFIKVLEERNFPVDKLYLFASKRSAGQKLTFKGNEYTVEELNENSFDRDIKIALFSAGATVSKKYAPIAASKGVTVVDNSSAWRMDEDVPLVVPEVNPYDVKWNKGIIANPNCSTIQMVVPLKPLHDKYKIKRIVVSTYQAVSGAGKKGVDDLERTLNGEENQCFPYPIANNCLPHIDVFLPDGYTKEELKMINETKKIMGDNSIKVSPTTVRVPVKNSHSESVNLEFEKPYEMEDLKKILMNAPGVVLMDDPEKNIYPLPTLVTGHDEVYVGRIRRDETVYSGLNMWIVADNIRKGAASNAVQIAELLIK from the coding sequence ATGGGAGTCAATGTAGCAATAGTAGGCGCAACAGGCCTTGTAGGAAGAACATTTATAAAAGTTCTAGAAGAAAGGAATTTTCCTGTCGATAAACTATACCTCTTCGCATCTAAAAGATCAGCTGGTCAAAAATTAACATTTAAAGGCAATGAATATACAGTTGAAGAATTAAATGAAAACAGTTTTGATAGGGATATAAAGATAGCCCTATTTTCGGCAGGCGCAACGGTGAGCAAAAAATATGCTCCTATTGCAGCATCAAAGGGAGTAACCGTTGTTGATAATTCTAGTGCATGGAGAATGGATGAAGATGTTCCACTTGTAGTACCAGAAGTTAATCCATATGATGTCAAATGGAATAAAGGAATTATAGCAAACCCAAACTGTTCCACTATTCAAATGGTAGTACCTCTAAAACCACTTCATGACAAATACAAGATTAAAAGAATTGTCGTATCAACATATCAGGCAGTATCTGGTGCAGGTAAAAAGGGTGTAGACGACCTTGAAAGGACATTAAATGGTGAAGAAAATCAATGCTTCCCATATCCAATTGCTAATAATTGTTTACCACACATAGATGTGTTTTTACCTGATGGATATACTAAGGAAGAATTAAAGATGATAAACGAGACAAAGAAGATTATGGGTGATAATTCTATAAAAGTTTCCCCAACTACAGTAAGAGTACCTGTCAAAAATTCCCACAGTGAAAGTGTCAATTTAGAATTCGAAAAGCCTTATGAAATGGAAGATCTAAAAAAAATTCTAATGAATGCACCAGGCGTTGTTCTCATGGATGACCCTGAAAAAAATATATATCCGCTTCCAACACTTGTTACCGGACATGATGAAGTATATGTTGGAAGAATAAGGCGTGATGAAACTGTATATAGTGGATTGAATATGTGGATTGTTGCAGATAATATTAGAAAAGGAGCAGCTTCTAATGCTGTTCAGATTGCAGAGTTATTGATAAAGTAA